The Iamia majanohamensis genome window below encodes:
- the egtB gene encoding ergothioneine biosynthesis protein EgtB: protein MPPHDLPRTPATGAPPGADLAERYRAVRDLTEALAAPLGPEDQTVQTMPDVSPTKWHRAHVTWFFETFVLGPHLPGHQVHDEDYGFLFNSYYEAIGSRHPRPHRGLLTRPTAADVGEYRAAVDAAMADLLAAGVDDEVAELVTLGLHHEQQHQELLLMDIKHVLGTNPLRPPYSLAMPAPAPEAESLRWVDGVEGLAEVGHDGDGFSYDNERPRHTVLLHPHRLADRLVTNGEWQAFIDDDGYRRPELWLSDGWAAVQAEGWEAPLYWEQVDGQWHEYTLAGRYPLDPGRPVVHVSHLEADAYARWAGARLPREEEWAVAVARQGLAEPRFELDGPHPRPPAPDDRGPLRQAFGEVWQWTSSAYLGYPGFTPEPGAVGEYNGKFMSGQVVLRGSCCATPPGHARLTYRNFFPPSARWAFSGVRLAADA from the coding sequence ATGCCACCGCACGACCTGCCCCGCACCCCCGCCACCGGTGCCCCGCCGGGGGCCGACCTGGCCGAGAGGTACCGGGCCGTCCGTGACCTCACCGAGGCCCTGGCCGCGCCGCTCGGGCCCGAGGACCAGACGGTCCAGACCATGCCCGACGTGAGCCCCACGAAGTGGCACCGGGCCCACGTGACCTGGTTCTTCGAGACCTTCGTGCTCGGCCCCCACCTCCCCGGCCACCAGGTCCACGACGAGGACTACGGCTTCCTCTTCAACTCCTACTACGAGGCCATCGGCAGCCGGCACCCACGGCCCCACCGGGGGCTGCTCACCCGTCCCACCGCGGCCGACGTGGGCGAGTACCGCGCCGCCGTCGACGCCGCCATGGCCGACCTCCTCGCAGCCGGGGTCGACGACGAGGTGGCCGAGCTGGTCACCCTGGGCCTCCACCACGAGCAGCAGCACCAGGAGCTGCTGCTCATGGACATCAAGCACGTCCTCGGCACCAACCCCCTCCGCCCGCCCTACTCGCTGGCCATGCCCGCCCCCGCCCCCGAGGCCGAGTCCCTGCGGTGGGTCGACGGGGTCGAGGGCCTGGCCGAGGTCGGCCACGACGGCGACGGGTTCTCCTACGACAACGAGCGGCCCCGCCACACCGTGCTCCTCCACCCCCACCGCCTGGCCGACCGCCTGGTCACCAACGGGGAGTGGCAGGCCTTCATCGACGACGACGGCTACCGCCGCCCCGAGCTGTGGCTCTCCGACGGCTGGGCCGCCGTCCAGGCCGAGGGCTGGGAGGCCCCGCTCTACTGGGAGCAGGTCGACGGCCAGTGGCACGAGTACACCCTCGCCGGCCGCTACCCGCTCGACCCGGGGCGCCCGGTCGTCCACGTGAGCCACCTCGAGGCCGACGCCTACGCCCGCTGGGCCGGCGCTCGCCTCCCCCGCGAGGAGGAGTGGGCGGTGGCCGTGGCCCGCCAGGGCCTGGCCGAGCCCCGCTTCGAGCTCGACGGCCCGCACCCCCGCCCCCCGGCCCCCGACGACCGGGGGCCGCTGCGCCAGGCGTTCGGCGAGGTCTGGCAGTGGACCTCGAGCGCCTACCTCGGGTACCCGGGCTTCACCCCCGAGCCCGGGGCCGTGGGCGAGTACAACGGCAAGTTCATGAGCGGCCAGGTCGTGCTGCGGGGCTCGTGCTGCGCCACCCCACCGGGGCACGCCCGGCTGACCTACCGGAACTTCTTCCCGCCCTCGGCCCGCTGGGCCTTCTCCGGCGTCCGCCTCGCGGCCGACGCCTGA
- a CDS encoding DNA topoisomerase IB, with translation MASPTVDDPEAAARQAGLHHASDADPGHRRVRRGRGFSYVDADGRVVDADERSRIEDLVIPPAWEEVWINPDPRGHLLATGRDARGRKVYLYHPRWREVRDAAKFADLADFADGLGDLRGAVDGDLRRRGLPREKVVALVVRLLDETLVRVGNERYADENDSFGLTTLRDEHAEVHGSTLELDFVGKSGVEHRLAVHDPRLARIARRCHELPGKHLFSYRDEDGGVGAVSSADVNEYLRARMGDGVSAKDFRTWGATTIATGVLAHPCPDDQPCDRLVVTSVKEAAEVLGNTPTVCRTSYIHPVVPSSYEEGSLGEAWAGSRATATMGRPERAARRLLLG, from the coding sequence GTGGCCTCCCCCACCGTCGACGACCCCGAGGCGGCCGCCCGCCAGGCCGGCCTGCACCACGCCAGCGACGCCGATCCCGGCCACCGGCGCGTGCGCCGGGGCCGGGGCTTCTCCTACGTCGACGCCGACGGCCGGGTCGTGGACGCCGACGAGCGGTCCCGCATCGAGGACCTGGTGATCCCGCCGGCGTGGGAGGAGGTGTGGATCAACCCCGACCCTCGGGGGCACCTCCTCGCCACCGGGCGCGACGCCCGGGGCCGCAAGGTGTACCTGTACCACCCCCGCTGGCGGGAGGTCCGCGACGCAGCGAAGTTCGCCGACCTGGCCGACTTCGCCGACGGCCTGGGCGACCTGCGGGGCGCGGTCGACGGTGACCTGCGCCGGCGCGGCCTCCCCCGCGAGAAGGTCGTGGCCCTCGTCGTGCGCCTCCTCGACGAGACCCTCGTGCGGGTCGGCAACGAGCGCTACGCCGACGAGAACGACAGCTTCGGGCTCACCACCCTCCGCGACGAGCACGCCGAGGTTCACGGCTCGACCCTGGAGCTGGACTTCGTGGGCAAGTCCGGCGTGGAGCACCGCCTGGCCGTGCACGACCCGCGCCTGGCCCGCATCGCCCGGCGCTGCCACGAGCTGCCGGGCAAGCACCTCTTCTCCTACCGCGACGAGGACGGCGGCGTGGGCGCGGTGTCGTCGGCCGACGTGAACGAGTACCTCCGCGCCCGCATGGGCGACGGGGTGAGCGCCAAGGACTTCCGGACCTGGGGCGCCACCACCATCGCCACCGGCGTGCTGGCCCACCCCTGCCCCGACGACCAGCCCTGCGACCGGCTGGTGGTGACCTCGGTGAAGGAGGCGGCCGAGGTGCTGGGCAACACGCCGACGGTGTGCCGGACCTCCTACATCCACCCCGTCGTGCCCTCGTCCTACGAGGAGGGCAGCCTCGGCGAGGCCTGGGCCGGGTCCCGCGCCACCGCCACCATGGGACGGCCCGAGCGGGCCGCCCGCCGCCTCCTCCTCGGCTGA
- the egtD gene encoding L-histidine N(alpha)-methyltransferase, with product MTPPPADAPQGSESLAESVRRTLDAAPQRWLSPKWLYDDLGSVLFDAITHVPHYYPTSRERAILEARSADVARLSEADTLVELGSGTSEKTRLLLDAFTATGQLRRFCPLDVSAATLAAAAEAIRAEHPGIEVVAVEGDFLHDLDRIPTGGTRLVAFLGGTIGNLTPPEQARFVGAVAATLAPGDGLLLGTDLVKDVDRLLTAYDDPIGVTAAFDRNVLQVLNRELGADFDLARWRHEARWDAEEERIEMHLVATEAQVVRVPGAGLELKVEEGESIQTEISSKFRVERLPALLEPAGFEVVEVWTDPDDDLALTLARIPR from the coding sequence GTGACCCCGCCCCCTGCCGACGCGCCCCAGGGCTCCGAGTCGCTCGCCGAGAGCGTCCGCCGCACCCTCGACGCCGCGCCCCAGCGCTGGCTGTCGCCCAAGTGGCTCTACGACGACCTCGGCAGCGTGCTGTTCGACGCCATCACCCACGTGCCGCACTACTACCCCACCTCCCGCGAGCGGGCGATCCTGGAGGCCCGCTCGGCCGACGTGGCCCGCCTCTCGGAGGCCGACACCCTGGTGGAGCTGGGCTCGGGGACATCGGAGAAGACCCGCCTGCTCCTCGACGCCTTCACCGCCACCGGGCAGCTGCGCCGCTTCTGCCCCCTCGACGTGAGCGCGGCCACCCTGGCGGCGGCGGCCGAGGCGATCCGCGCCGAGCACCCGGGCATCGAGGTGGTGGCGGTCGAGGGCGACTTCCTCCACGACCTCGACCGCATCCCCACCGGCGGCACCCGGCTGGTCGCCTTCCTGGGGGGCACCATCGGCAACCTGACCCCGCCCGAGCAGGCGCGCTTCGTCGGCGCGGTGGCGGCCACCCTGGCGCCCGGCGACGGGCTCCTGCTCGGCACCGACCTGGTGAAGGACGTGGACCGCCTCCTCACCGCCTACGACGACCCCATCGGCGTGACCGCCGCGTTCGACCGCAACGTCCTCCAGGTCCTCAACCGCGAGCTGGGCGCCGACTTCGACCTGGCTCGCTGGCGCCACGAGGCCCGCTGGGACGCGGAGGAGGAGCGCATCGAGATGCACCTGGTGGCCACCGAGGCCCAGGTGGTCCGGGTCCCCGGCGCCGGCCTCGAGCTCAAGGTGGAGGAGGGCGAGAGCATTCAGACGGAGATCTCCTCGAAGTTCCGCGTCGAGCGGCTCCCGGCCCTGCTCGAGCCGGCCGGCTTCGAGGTGGTCGAGGTCTGGACCGACCCCGACGACGACCTCGCCCTCACCCTGGCGCGGATCCCCCGCTGA